The DNA sequence GAAGCGATGATGCCCTACTTTACTCAAAAATACGGCAATGCCTCCAGCATGTATCCGATGGCTGCCGAAGCACACAAAGCCATGAATGAAGCGCGTGCTAAAGTGGCGGCTTTGATCGGGGCGGCCTATCCGGACGAAATTATTTTCACTTCTTGCGCCACAGAAAGTGACAATACGGCCATTTTTTCGGCGGTGCGCAGTTTCTCGCAGAAAAAACATATCATCACTTCTAAAGTAGAACATCCGGCCGTCATGCACCCTTACAAATTTTTGGAAAGTCAGGGCTATAAAGTAGATTATATCGGTGTAGATGGAGAAGGTCGTTTTGATATGCAGGCCTATAAGGCAGCATTAGATACAAATACCGCGTTGGTTTCTGTGATGTGGGCCAATAGCGAAACGGGCACCGTTTTCCCGATTGCCGAAATTGCCGCCTTAGCCAAACAATATGGGGCCTTGTTTCATACCGATGCGGTGCAAGTGATAGGCAAGATGCCCATCGATGTACAAGCCGCACAGATTGATATGCTTTCTTTGTCCGGTCATAAATTTCACGCACCCAAAGGAGTAGGCGCTTTGTATGTTAAACGCGGCACTCGATTTACAGAATTTATGATGGGCGGTCACCAAGAAAAAGGCCGTCGGGGCGGTACGGAAAATATTCCTTATATTGTGGGAATGGGCGTAGCGGCGGAGTTGGCGCAAAAAAGAGTCTCTGACGGGTCTTTAACACGAATGGCTGCTTTGCGCGATAAATTGCAAAACGGATTGTTATCTTCTATTGCTGATACAAAGTTGAATGGTGACCCCGAAAATCGCGTACCCAATACTGTTAATATCAGTTTTGGTTATGTGGAAGGGGAAGCGATTTTGATGTATTTAAACGAATATGGCATTTGTGCTTCCTCCGGTTCTGCTTGCACTTCCGGTTCTTTAGAGCCGTCTCATGTGTTGCGTGCAATGGGGGTGGACTTTAAGTTTGCACATGGTTCGGTGCGTTTTTCATTATCTGAATTTACGACTGAAGAAGAAGTGGATAAAGTGCTGGAAGTAATGCCCTCTATCATAGAAAATCTACGCAAAATATCCCCTTTTTCCAGAATGAAATAAATCTTTAGCCCCGATTTTGGGGCTTTTTTAAAGGAGAGAAAATGAAAAAATTATCCCTCATTCTTACGTTATGTCTATTTTCTGCGGTTTTATGGGGCAAAACAACCGTTATCTATCACACCAGTGACACACATGGCTTTTTTTATCCTAAAAATAATAAGGGCGGTTTTGCCGTATTGGGTGCCTTGTTGGCACAAGAAAAAAAGCCGTACTTATTGCTAGACAGCGGAGATTTTGCCGAAGGAACTATTGAGACAAAAACTTCTAAAGGGTTAAAAGCCGTTGAGTTGATGAATAAGGTGGGCTACCACGCTGCTACTTTGGGAAATCATGAGTTTGCTTACGGAGATAGCGCATTGGAAAAAATGCTTTCCAAAACCGAATTTTCCGTATTGGCGGCTAATTTTTTTGAAAAAGATTCTTTCCTCTATCCTAAGCATGTTCGTCCGTACCAAGTGTTTAATATAGACGGGGTCAAAATAGCGGTGATAGGTTTGGCCAACAGAAACCCGACCAAAAATAGCCAAAAGTTTGTCTTTGGAAAGCCTTTAGATGCGTTAAATAAAGTGCTGGCAGAAAAAGAGGTGAAACAAGCGCAAGCAGTTGTAGTGTTGGCGCATGATTCTTTGGCCGATGACCGCCCCGAAAAGCCTTTTTATATGGGGGAGATAGGGCGTAAATTGTCCGACAAAGTGCATGTAGTTTTAGGCGGGCACGCTCATAAAGTTTTCCAAAATGAATATGTGGGAAAAGTGTTATTTGTGGAAAGCGGATATAATTTGAAAAATGTTTCCAAAATCGTCATAGAAACAGATGATAAAACCGGAAAATTTGTCCGGGCTTCTTCCGAATTTATTTCTCTAAATGAAGATAGAATAGGTAAAAATGAGACGATAGAAAAATGGGCAGAAACCATCAAGGAACCGGGAGTGGATGAGGTTTTGGGGGAATTAAAAAATGATCTTTCTTTAAAGCCTTTGTTTAAAAATCATAAAGATACTTCTGCCGATAATTGGGTAGCTGATTTAGCAAGAGAATATAGTCAAACGGATATTTTTGTAAGCAATGTAGGCGCAGTGCGCGTGCCTTTGTACGCCGGTCCTGTGACGCGACGCGATATAATTGATATGTTCCCGTTTGATGATCAAGTGGTCAAAATGCAAGTGAACGGACAATTTTTGAAAAGTTTGCTCAAAGATACGTTGCTTCCGCGCAATTTGCTTAGTTTTTCAGGTTTAAAGGTGGAATATAAAAATAAAAACGGTAAAATAAAAAACTTGAAAATTTGGGTGAATGGGAAGCCTGTTAAAAATCACCAGTGGTATACACTAGGAACGAACTCTTATTTGGCACGCAAAAGGT is a window from the Elusimicrobiaceae bacterium genome containing:
- the nifS gene encoding cysteine desulfurase NifS; this encodes MKTIYLDNNATTQVLPAVAEAMMPYFTQKYGNASSMYPMAAEAHKAMNEARAKVAALIGAAYPDEIIFTSCATESDNTAIFSAVRSFSQKKHIITSKVEHPAVMHPYKFLESQGYKVDYIGVDGEGRFDMQAYKAALDTNTALVSVMWANSETGTVFPIAEIAALAKQYGALFHTDAVQVIGKMPIDVQAAQIDMLSLSGHKFHAPKGVGALYVKRGTRFTEFMMGGHQEKGRRGGTENIPYIVGMGVAAELAQKRVSDGSLTRMAALRDKLQNGLLSSIADTKLNGDPENRVPNTVNISFGYVEGEAILMYLNEYGICASSGSACTSGSLEPSHVLRAMGVDFKFAHGSVRFSLSEFTTEEEVDKVLEVMPSIIENLRKISPFSRMK
- a CDS encoding bifunctional metallophosphatase/5'-nucleotidase yields the protein MKKLSLILTLCLFSAVLWGKTTVIYHTSDTHGFFYPKNNKGGFAVLGALLAQEKKPYLLLDSGDFAEGTIETKTSKGLKAVELMNKVGYHAATLGNHEFAYGDSALEKMLSKTEFSVLAANFFEKDSFLYPKHVRPYQVFNIDGVKIAVIGLANRNPTKNSQKFVFGKPLDALNKVLAEKEVKQAQAVVVLAHDSLADDRPEKPFYMGEIGRKLSDKVHVVLGGHAHKVFQNEYVGKVLFVESGYNLKNVSKIVIETDDKTGKFVRASSEFISLNEDRIGKNETIEKWAETIKEPGVDEVLGELKNDLSLKPLFKNHKDTSADNWVADLAREYSQTDIFVSNVGAVRVPLYAGPVTRRDIIDMFPFDDQVVKMQVNGQFLKSLLKDTLLPRNLLSFSGLKVEYKNKNGKIKNLKIWVNGKPVKNHQWYTLGTNSYLARKRFNRVADQQTVGEKTIRTLIEDALRKVPVLAPDSGRIIEK